The Candidatus Poribacteria bacterium genome includes a window with the following:
- a CDS encoding ANTAR domain-containing protein, producing the protein MSNTASPSRILIFDDDTERANMLVQALEVSEYTVAAHTSSVGDLLPQAETVKPDIILIGADAPGQDMLADVATISQQQSVPIVMFTRDNRSETIRAATQAGVSAYVVNGLSPERIQPIIEAAIARFREFQALAQELEKTKTSLAERKVIERAKGIIMEQRDCTEAEAYRTLQKMAMDRKKRLAEIAQDVLSIAEVLTNR; encoded by the coding sequence ATGAGCAACACAGCTTCTCCATCACGCATCCTAATTTTTGATGACGATACGGAACGAGCGAATATGCTAGTTCAAGCGTTGGAAGTAAGCGAGTATACCGTAGCGGCCCATACCTCATCGGTTGGAGATCTGCTTCCACAGGCGGAAACAGTAAAACCCGATATTATTCTTATTGGCGCAGATGCACCGGGACAGGATATGCTAGCTGATGTTGCAACGATTAGCCAGCAACAGTCGGTGCCAATTGTCATGTTTACACGGGACAATCGTTCAGAAACCATTCGGGCAGCGACTCAAGCAGGAGTTTCAGCATACGTGGTCAATGGCCTTAGTCCCGAACGCATTCAGCCAATCATTGAGGCTGCCATTGCCCGTTTTCGTGAGTTCCAAGCGCTCGCGCAAGAACTAGAAAAAACAAAAACGAGCCTCGCCGAACGCAAGGTTATTGAACGCGCCAAGGGCATCATTATGGAACAGCGAGACTGTACGGAAGCGGAAGCGTATCGAACGTTACAGAAAATGGCAATGGATCGGAAGAAACGTTTGGCAGAAATCGCCCAAGATGTACTTTCAATCGCAGAAGTATTGACAAACAGATAG